A single genomic interval of Thermoanaerobacter uzonensis DSM 18761 harbors:
- a CDS encoding NAD(+)/NADH kinase has translation MKKVGVIPNINKDKDLEVTKSVVKWLLEHSSEPYLNEIVASKMGYDEYGRKSTDIYGKCDFIIALGGDGTILNVARLCAPFDTPIFAVNLGHLGFLTEVDVNEVFVSLDKIYKGEYTVEKRMMLEANVVKNDMEIINFRALNDIVITRGAFSRMARINAYVNNNYVDTYLADGVIIATPTGSTAYSLSAGGPIVYPTVEVIIITPICPHTLYSRSIIVSPDDVIRLEISEENQDLMITTDGQQGYKLDYRDIIYIKKSNEYTNLIKVKNTNFFDLLRDKLTER, from the coding sequence ATGAAAAAAGTCGGTGTAATTCCAAATATTAATAAAGATAAAGACTTAGAAGTGACAAAATCTGTAGTAAAATGGCTATTGGAGCATAGTTCTGAACCATATCTTAACGAAATAGTTGCGTCTAAAATGGGTTATGATGAATACGGTAGAAAATCTACAGATATATATGGTAAATGCGACTTTATAATTGCCTTGGGTGGAGATGGTACTATTTTAAATGTTGCAAGGCTCTGTGCGCCTTTTGACACGCCTATTTTCGCCGTAAATTTAGGTCATCTTGGATTTCTTACGGAAGTAGATGTAAATGAGGTGTTTGTTTCTTTAGATAAAATATATAAAGGAGAATATACAGTAGAAAAAAGGATGATGCTAGAGGCAAATGTAGTTAAAAATGATATGGAGATTATTAATTTTAGAGCTTTAAATGATATTGTCATTACAAGAGGAGCTTTTTCAAGAATGGCTCGTATTAATGCCTATGTCAATAATAACTATGTAGATACTTATTTAGCAGATGGAGTAATAATTGCAACTCCTACTGGTTCAACTGCTTATTCACTTTCAGCAGGGGGGCCTATTGTATATCCTACAGTAGAAGTTATAATAATAACACCTATCTGTCCACATACTTTATATTCAAGATCTATAATAGTTTCACCAGATGATGTCATCAGGTTGGAAATAAGCGAAGAGAATCAAGATTTAATGATAACAACCGACGGACAACAGGGATATAAACTTGATTATAGAGATATAATTTACATTAAAAAGAGCAATGAATATACCAATCTTATAAAAGTAAAAAATACCAATTTTTTTGACTTATTGAGGGACAAACTTACAGAAAGATAA
- a CDS encoding TlyA family RNA methyltransferase, with product MASKKERLDVLLVQKGLFSSREKAKASIMAGEVYVDGKKIEKAGEFVNTESSIEVKTNSLPYVSRGGLKLQKAIETFNINVTGKIALDIGASTGGFTDCLLKHGALKVYAVDVGYGQLDWSLRNDPRVINMEKTNIRFLETLPEIVDMITIDVSFISLELVIPSADKFLKPEGDLIALIKPQFEAGREKVGKKGVVRDPAVHREVIEKIVSLFQKFNYGIIGITYSPIKGAEGNIEYLICGKKGIGKQHNFDITKIVEEAFKNLNK from the coding sequence ATGGCTTCAAAAAAAGAAAGATTGGATGTATTGCTTGTTCAAAAAGGCCTTTTCTCCTCAAGAGAAAAAGCAAAAGCTTCTATTATGGCAGGAGAAGTATATGTTGATGGCAAGAAAATTGAAAAAGCTGGAGAGTTTGTCAACACAGAATCTTCAATTGAAGTAAAAACTAATTCTTTGCCTTATGTCAGTAGAGGTGGGCTAAAGTTACAAAAAGCTATAGAAACATTTAATATTAATGTAACTGGCAAGATTGCCTTAGACATTGGAGCTTCCACAGGAGGTTTTACTGACTGCCTTTTAAAACACGGTGCTTTGAAAGTATATGCTGTAGATGTAGGATACGGGCAATTGGATTGGAGTTTAAGAAATGACCCTCGTGTCATAAATATGGAAAAGACTAATATAAGATTTTTAGAGACATTGCCTGAAATAGTGGACATGATCACAATAGATGTTTCTTTTATCTCCCTTGAACTTGTTATACCTTCTGCAGATAAATTTTTAAAACCAGAGGGAGATTTGATAGCTTTAATAAAACCTCAATTTGAAGCAGGGAGAGAAAAAGTAGGTAAAAAAGGTGTCGTGAGAGACCCTGCCGTTCATAGGGAAGTGATTGAAAAAATTGTGAGTTTGTTTCAAAAGTTTAACTACGGTATAATAGGTATTACCTATTCTCCTATAAAAGGGGCAGAAGGCAATATAGAATATTTAATTTGCGGAAAAAAGGGAATTGGAAAACAACATAATTTTGACATTACGAAAATTGTAGAAGAGGCTTTTAAAAATTTGAACAAATAA
- the dxs gene encoding 1-deoxy-D-xylulose-5-phosphate synthase: MLEQIDSPYDLRKLDKKDFSLLCEEIRQFLVEKVSKTGGHLASNLGIVELTVALHYVFNSPVDKIIWDVGHQCYVHKMLTGRKDQFDTLRKFNGLSGYIKRAESVHDIFGAGHSSTSISAALGIATARDLKGEKYSVVAVIGDGALTGGMALEALNNAGRSKTDLIVVLNHNEMSISENVGSLSLYLSKLRTDPTYNKLKQEVDNLLNIVPPIGKSLHKYIERIKDSVKQLLVPGMFFEEMGFTYLGPIDGHDVDSLIEVLERAKKIKGPILVHVITKKGKGYKFAEKFPDKFHSAAPFDIQTGKFVNEGQATYSDVFGKTLTEMALKDDKIVAITAAMPEGTGLIHFAKLIPERFFDVGIAEQHATTFAAGMAVQGYKPYFAVYSTFLQRAYDQLIHDVCIQKLPVVFAIDRAGIVGEDGETHQGVFDLSYLRPIPNIAIMSPKDANELVEMVKLSRTLDFPVAIRYPRGKVGEFDITKECSIEFGKAELVSEGTEIAIFALGRMVGKVLEAKEILKASDLQPFIVNLRFVKPLDEELILDISNKVKFIVTVEDNVIAGGVGNAILELLNLKGIYKPVLCLGFPDKFIEHGDVESLFKKYNLDAESIANTILQKYKEMR; this comes from the coding sequence ATGCTTGAGCAAATTGATAGTCCTTATGATTTAAGAAAATTAGACAAAAAGGACTTTTCACTGCTTTGCGAAGAAATACGACAGTTTTTAGTAGAAAAGGTATCTAAAACAGGTGGACATTTAGCTTCAAATCTTGGAATCGTTGAGCTTACAGTTGCACTTCACTATGTTTTTAATTCGCCAGTTGACAAAATAATCTGGGATGTAGGGCATCAATGCTATGTGCATAAAATGCTTACAGGTAGGAAAGACCAGTTTGATACTTTGAGGAAATTCAATGGCCTTTCTGGTTATATTAAAAGAGCGGAAAGTGTGCATGATATATTTGGAGCAGGTCACAGTAGCACCTCTATATCTGCAGCATTGGGTATCGCCACAGCAAGAGATTTAAAGGGTGAAAAATATTCTGTTGTAGCGGTAATCGGTGATGGAGCTTTGACAGGTGGCATGGCTCTTGAAGCGTTAAATAATGCAGGAAGGTCTAAAACGGATTTGATTGTCGTGCTAAATCACAATGAGATGTCTATTTCGGAAAACGTAGGTAGCTTATCTTTGTATTTAAGTAAACTTAGAACTGATCCTACCTATAATAAATTAAAACAAGAGGTTGATAATTTACTCAATATTGTACCTCCAATAGGGAAAAGTCTTCATAAATACATTGAAAGGATAAAAGATTCTGTAAAACAGTTATTAGTGCCAGGAATGTTTTTTGAAGAGATGGGTTTTACATATTTAGGACCTATTGACGGACATGATGTTGATAGCCTTATAGAGGTTTTAGAAAGAGCGAAGAAAATAAAAGGACCTATTTTAGTACATGTTATCACAAAAAAAGGCAAAGGATATAAATTTGCAGAAAAATTTCCTGATAAGTTTCATTCTGCAGCTCCTTTTGACATACAAACAGGTAAGTTTGTAAATGAGGGGCAGGCGACTTATTCTGATGTATTTGGAAAGACTCTTACTGAAATGGCATTAAAAGATGACAAAATTGTTGCAATAACTGCTGCCATGCCAGAGGGAACAGGGCTTATTCATTTTGCAAAATTGATTCCTGAAAGATTTTTTGATGTAGGAATAGCAGAGCAGCATGCTACTACCTTTGCCGCAGGAATGGCAGTACAAGGATATAAACCTTATTTTGCAGTGTATTCTACCTTTTTACAAAGAGCTTATGACCAGCTTATACACGATGTATGTATACAAAAATTACCTGTTGTTTTTGCAATTGATAGAGCGGGAATTGTAGGAGAGGATGGAGAAACTCATCAAGGAGTTTTTGACCTATCTTATTTAAGGCCAATTCCTAATATAGCGATTATGTCTCCCAAAGATGCAAATGAATTAGTTGAAATGGTTAAATTATCAAGGACTCTTGACTTCCCTGTTGCCATAAGGTATCCAAGGGGAAAAGTAGGAGAATTTGATATTACAAAAGAATGCAGTATAGAGTTTGGAAAAGCAGAGTTAGTATCTGAGGGAACAGAAATAGCAATTTTTGCATTAGGAAGAATGGTAGGGAAGGTGTTAGAAGCGAAAGAGATTTTAAAAGCTTCTGATTTACAACCATTTATTGTAAATTTGAGATTTGTCAAACCTTTAGATGAAGAGCTGATCTTGGATATCTCAAACAAAGTTAAATTTATTGTTACAGTGGAAGACAATGTAATAGCTGGTGGTGTTGGAAACGCTATACTAGAGCTTTTAAATTTGAAAGGAATTTACAAACCAGTTTTATGCTTAGGATTTCCTGATAAATTTATAGAACATGGAGATGTAGAAAGCTTGTTTAAAAAATACAATTTAGATGCCGAGTCTATCGCAAATACTATACTACAAAAATATAAGGAAATGAGGTAA
- a CDS encoding polyprenyl synthetase family protein, whose protein sequence is MFKEKLREKQQLVEKELHRILDIDEKPEIIYEAMRYSVFAGGKRLRPVLCLSSCELLGGDIKKALPVACAIELIHTYSLIHDDLPAMDNDDLRRGKLTNHKVYGEAIAILAGDGLLNLGYEVLVRHALEHPEDYERILKATNEIATASGCKGIIGGQVVDILSQNTELTYEELKFIHEHKTAALIEASVCAGAYIAGATEEDIHALREYARLIGFAFQIKDDILDVIGEEEKLGKKVGSDKEKGKFTFVNIFGLEKSHEMVVELTQNAIKILDRFGEKALFLKELSNYLIERVN, encoded by the coding sequence ATGTTTAAAGAAAAGTTAAGAGAAAAACAACAGCTTGTTGAGAAAGAACTACACAGAATACTTGATATAGATGAAAAACCAGAGATAATTTATGAAGCAATGAGATATAGTGTGTTTGCGGGAGGGAAAAGGTTAAGACCAGTTTTATGCCTTTCTTCTTGTGAGCTTTTAGGAGGAGATATAAAAAAAGCTCTTCCTGTAGCTTGTGCGATTGAACTTATTCATACTTATTCTCTGATTCACGATGACCTTCCAGCCATGGATAATGATGATTTAAGAAGAGGAAAGCTCACAAATCACAAAGTTTATGGAGAAGCTATAGCAATTTTAGCTGGTGATGGACTTTTAAATTTAGGGTATGAAGTGTTAGTAAGACATGCTTTAGAACATCCTGAAGATTATGAAAGAATATTGAAAGCTACCAATGAAATTGCGACAGCCTCAGGATGTAAAGGAATTATTGGTGGGCAAGTGGTAGATATACTTTCACAAAACACAGAGCTTACCTATGAAGAATTAAAATTCATTCATGAACACAAAACAGCGGCTTTGATAGAAGCCTCTGTTTGTGCAGGAGCTTACATTGCTGGTGCTACAGAAGAAGATATTCATGCCTTAAGGGAATATGCCCGCTTAATAGGTTTTGCCTTTCAAATAAAAGATGATATATTGGATGTAATAGGAGAAGAGGAAAAATTGGGTAAAAAAGTAGGTAGTGATAAAGAAAAAGGCAAGTTTACTTTTGTCAATATCTTTGGATTAGAAAAATCTCATGAGATGGTTGTAGAGCTTACACAGAATGCTATAAAGATTTTAGATAGGTTTGGAGAAAAAGCGCTCTTTCTTAAAGAATTGTCTAATTATTTAATTGAGAGAGTAAACTGA
- the xseB gene encoding exodeoxyribonuclease VII small subunit has product MNEELTFEEEMMRLEEIVNTLEKGNLMLEESFNLFKEGVEISKRLEKRLSEVEGKITLLINENEEIDFKEEEKDV; this is encoded by the coding sequence ATGAATGAGGAATTGACTTTTGAAGAAGAAATGATGAGATTAGAAGAAATTGTAAATACACTAGAAAAAGGAAATTTAATGTTGGAAGAGTCTTTTAACTTATTTAAAGAAGGTGTTGAAATTTCTAAGAGATTAGAAAAAAGGTTAAGTGAGGTTGAAGGAAAGATAACCCTTCTCATCAACGAAAATGAAGAAATTGATTTTAAAGAGGAGGAAAAGGATGTTTAA
- the xseA gene encoding exodeoxyribonuclease VII large subunit: protein MQLKALNVSEITDYIKRMMDNDIILRNVRVRGEISNLKYHSTGIYFTLKDEVASLKCVMFNEYSRLLNFTLQDGMSVIATGRITVYEKSGTYQLYVQSIQSEGIGALYLAFNKLKEKLEKEGLFDSDKKEPIPKHPKKIAVVTSPTGAVIRDIITISRRRNPTVDILVVPVLVQGSSAANEICNALQILNKREDIDVIILARGGGSLEEIWPFNEEKVARCIYASRIPVVSAVGHETDFTISDFVADLRAPTPSAAAEIVVPDIKVYQRELFLLKTKLLTLMTAELNRKKKEFEGLKRALYLNSPIKKSEILRHKVENLTASLYNEMLSIYQHKRNDFLILAEKLNSLSPLKVLTRGYTIVLNKQEKVVSSVRETKPYDEIKILFKDGKAKAIVQEVKENE, encoded by the coding sequence ATGCAATTAAAAGCACTTAACGTCAGTGAGATAACGGACTATATCAAGAGAATGATGGACAATGATATAATTTTGAGAAATGTCCGAGTAAGAGGAGAAATCTCTAATTTAAAATATCACAGCACTGGAATATATTTTACTTTAAAGGATGAAGTAGCTTCTTTAAAGTGTGTGATGTTTAATGAATATAGTAGACTTTTAAATTTTACTTTGCAGGACGGTATGTCGGTGATTGCTACAGGTAGAATAACAGTTTATGAGAAAAGCGGTACTTATCAGCTTTATGTGCAGTCTATTCAATCGGAGGGTATTGGGGCTTTATACCTTGCTTTTAATAAGCTTAAAGAGAAACTGGAAAAAGAAGGACTTTTTGATTCTGATAAAAAGGAACCTATCCCTAAACATCCTAAAAAAATTGCTGTGGTGACTTCTCCAACAGGGGCTGTAATACGAGATATAATAACAATTTCGAGAAGGAGAAATCCAACAGTAGACATTTTAGTGGTTCCTGTTTTGGTGCAAGGAAGCTCAGCCGCCAATGAAATATGTAATGCTCTTCAAATTTTGAACAAAAGGGAAGACATTGATGTAATTATTTTAGCAAGGGGTGGAGGTTCATTAGAAGAAATTTGGCCTTTCAATGAAGAAAAAGTGGCAAGATGTATTTATGCATCTCGCATACCAGTTGTTTCTGCTGTAGGCCATGAGACAGACTTTACTATTTCTGATTTTGTGGCGGATTTGAGAGCTCCTACCCCTTCTGCAGCTGCTGAAATTGTAGTACCAGACATAAAAGTTTACCAAAGGGAATTGTTTTTATTAAAAACGAAATTATTAACATTGATGACTGCTGAATTAAATCGCAAGAAAAAAGAATTTGAAGGGCTTAAAAGGGCTTTGTATCTTAATAGCCCCATTAAGAAAAGTGAAATTTTAAGGCATAAAGTTGAAAATTTAACAGCCTCTTTATACAATGAAATGCTTTCTATATACCAACATAAAAGAAATGATTTTTTAATTTTAGCAGAAAAGTTGAATTCTTTGAGCCCTTTAAAAGTGCTTACAAGAGGTTATACAATTGTTTTAAATAAACAAGAAAAGGTTGTTTCCTCCGTGAGAGAAACAAAACCTTATGATGAAATAAAAATCTTATTTAAAGACGGCAAAGCTAAAGCGATTGTACAAGAGGTGAAAGAGAATGAATGA
- a CDS encoding bifunctional 5,10-methylenetetrahydrofolate dehydrogenase/5,10-methenyltetrahydrofolate cyclohydrolase — protein MIIDGKEISKKIREEVKREIKEFGYKPRLAILMAGDDESSKVYANSKVKACENVGIEAEIYYFSESEESKFFDTLKFLNEDKNTHGIMIEMPLPKNFNAELVYDTINPYKDVDCISNYNMGRLFAGKPLFVPCTPKAILHILESIDTQFEGKHAVVIGRSNILGKPVAKLLLDKNCTVTVCHSKTKDLAYYTKQADILVLAAGKMNLVKGDMIKEGTILIDAGINVYDGNIYGDANFESVKDLCSYVTPVPGGVGPVTTAMILKNTLEAFKYAIKST, from the coding sequence ATGATAATTGATGGTAAGGAGATTTCCAAAAAGATAAGAGAAGAGGTAAAAAGAGAGATAAAGGAGTTTGGTTACAAGCCCAGATTAGCGATATTGATGGCTGGAGATGATGAGTCTTCAAAGGTTTATGCAAACTCTAAAGTTAAAGCTTGCGAAAATGTTGGGATTGAGGCTGAAATCTATTATTTTTCAGAAAGTGAAGAGTCGAAGTTTTTTGACACCTTAAAGTTTTTAAATGAAGATAAAAATACCCACGGCATAATGATAGAAATGCCTCTTCCTAAAAACTTTAATGCCGAGTTAGTTTATGATACTATAAACCCTTATAAAGACGTTGATTGTATATCTAATTATAATATGGGAAGGCTTTTTGCTGGAAAACCTCTTTTTGTTCCTTGTACTCCCAAAGCAATTTTACATATTCTAGAAAGTATTGATACTCAATTTGAGGGAAAACACGCAGTTGTAATAGGCAGAAGCAATATTTTAGGAAAACCTGTAGCTAAGCTTTTATTGGATAAAAATTGTACAGTTACGGTATGCCATTCAAAGACAAAAGATTTGGCTTATTATACTAAACAAGCAGACATTTTGGTGTTGGCAGCCGGAAAAATGAATTTGGTAAAGGGAGATATGATTAAAGAAGGGACAATTCTTATAGATGCAGGTATAAACGTTTACGATGGAAATATATATGGAGACGCGAATTTTGAATCTGTAAAAGACTTGTGTTCTTATGTAACACCAGTTCCAGGAGGAGTTGGGCCTGTGACGACAGCTATGATACTTAAAAACACCCTGGAGGCTTTTAAATATGCAATTAAAAGCACTTAA
- the nusB gene encoding transcription antitermination factor NusB, with translation MNRTEAREWIVKMLYQYDVSRLPISKIFENFYKENDPGEQKEYIENTVIGAIEHLEEIDKEIEKYSQNWALNRMPKIDLAILRCSIYEMQYGNIPVNISINEAVEIAKKYSTEDSHVFINGLLGAFVRDKGLEEGESNDN, from the coding sequence ATGAACAGAACTGAAGCCAGGGAATGGATTGTAAAAATGCTTTATCAATACGACGTTTCAAGGTTACCTATAAGCAAAATATTTGAGAATTTTTATAAGGAAAACGACCCAGGCGAACAAAAAGAGTATATAGAAAATACCGTAATAGGGGCTATTGAACATTTAGAAGAAATTGATAAGGAAATAGAAAAATACTCTCAAAATTGGGCTCTTAATCGCATGCCCAAAATAGATTTGGCTATTTTAAGGTGCAGCATTTATGAGATGCAATACGGGAATATTCCTGTAAATATTTCTATAAACGAAGCAGTAGAAATAGCTAAAAAATACAGTACTGAAGATTCTCATGTGTTTATAAACGGTTTATTGGGAGCGTTTGTAAGAGATAAAGGATTGGAGGAAGGAGAATCAAATGATAATTGA
- a CDS encoding Asp23/Gls24 family envelope stress response protein — translation MEENVNSNENQELGTIKISEEVVSVIAGLAATEVPGVTGMSGGVVNGLSEMLGRKNLGKGVKVELGEKEVSIDLYLIVDYGVRIPEVAWNVQENVKNAVENMTGLKVVEVNIHVQGVNMDKENKKQQQVKEEEN, via the coding sequence ATGGAAGAAAATGTAAATTCAAATGAAAATCAAGAGTTAGGAACTATTAAAATCTCTGAAGAAGTAGTTAGTGTAATTGCAGGCTTGGCGGCAACGGAAGTACCTGGAGTAACTGGAATGAGCGGGGGAGTCGTAAACGGACTTTCTGAAATGTTAGGAAGAAAGAATCTAGGTAAAGGTGTAAAAGTAGAGCTGGGAGAAAAAGAAGTATCAATAGATTTGTATTTAATTGTAGATTATGGTGTTAGAATTCCAGAAGTAGCTTGGAATGTACAAGAAAATGTTAAAAATGCTGTAGAAAATATGACAGGATTAAAAGTTGTTGAAGTCAATATTCACGTTCAAGGGGTAAATATGGATAAGGAAAATAAAAAACAACAGCAAGTTAAAGAAGAGGAAAATTAA
- a CDS encoding SpoIIIAH-like family protein — protein MVYMRKKLIAIISLVLLIAIAFVLNYGYTNKKEEAAKNGYSQNSQVIQTSTSSAKETSTEKDKLFTGIFTTYREEREINRSRSIDALKEIVENKNTSEATRDEAQRQIIKLTEITNQEMIIENLIKAKGFQDAVVMIDNGIVNVIVQADKLSEEEVAQIVDIVSRQTGVSLDNIKIMTRLE, from the coding sequence ATGGTCTATATGAGAAAAAAGCTTATAGCGATTATATCCCTTGTCTTGCTAATTGCTATTGCTTTTGTTTTAAACTATGGGTATACCAATAAAAAAGAAGAAGCTGCTAAAAATGGGTACAGTCAGAATTCACAAGTTATTCAAACAAGTACTTCTTCTGCAAAGGAAACTAGTACAGAAAAAGATAAACTTTTCACTGGAATATTTACTACTTATAGAGAAGAAAGAGAAATAAATAGAAGTAGAAGTATTGATGCTTTAAAGGAAATAGTAGAAAATAAAAATACCAGTGAAGCGACAAGAGACGAAGCTCAAAGGCAAATAATAAAACTTACAGAAATAACAAATCAAGAGATGATAATAGAAAATTTGATAAAAGCTAAGGGGTTTCAAGATGCAGTTGTGATGATAGATAATGGAATAGTAAATGTAATTGTACAGGCAGATAAACTGTCAGAAGAAGAAGTGGCACAAATTGTAGATATTGTCTCCAGGCAGACAGGAGTCTCATTAGATAATATAAAAATTATGACGAGGCTGGAATAA
- the spoIIIAG gene encoding stage III sporulation protein AG yields the protein MDFNKLKDKFLKDNKKLVENLTVIFLIGLILLIGASTLSRPRPSNNNENKELVLAQKESNTEDYAQKLEKDLKNILSRIEGVGNVEVLITLNSDEEVVAAMDVVESSTTTNEKDSNGGIRETIQTESNNKVVTSQDTSGQNTPIVLKRIMPEIRGVIVVADGAKDPRLRYELSSAVQTALGIPAYKVKVISSK from the coding sequence GTGGATTTTAATAAACTTAAAGATAAATTTTTAAAAGATAATAAAAAGTTGGTTGAGAATTTGACTGTTATCTTTTTAATAGGTTTAATTTTGTTAATAGGTGCGAGTACTCTTTCAAGACCTCGCCCTTCAAATAACAACGAAAATAAGGAATTGGTTTTAGCTCAAAAAGAAAGTAATACTGAAGATTATGCTCAAAAATTAGAAAAAGATTTAAAAAATATATTGTCAAGAATTGAAGGTGTGGGAAATGTTGAAGTCCTCATAACACTAAATTCAGATGAAGAGGTAGTAGCAGCAATGGATGTGGTAGAATCCAGTACTACTACAAATGAAAAAGATAGTAATGGAGGAATAAGAGAAACCATTCAAACAGAATCAAACAACAAAGTAGTAACTTCTCAAGATACCTCTGGCCAAAATACTCCTATTGTATTAAAAAGAATAATGCCAGAAATAAGGGGAGTGATTGTGGTTGCTGATGGAGCAAAAGATCCAAGATTAAGATACGAACTTTCTTCGGCAGTTCAAACTGCTTTAGGGATTCCTGCCTATAAAGTAAAGGTAATATCTTCAAAATAA
- the spoIIIAF gene encoding stage III sporulation protein AF, protein MEFLKDWIAQIIYIAILSIVLELLVPSSSLKKYAKVAIGFVIMITILNPLINFLKGGANIEAYVFKNDYFLKNVNIEQISKEAEKQRNNLIVAEYKKRLIEQIKEKLLNLYEIEGVEVDVSFIENINDKEFGKIKEITLSFRNARRVSQGSGKIAKPIEDKKFNYEEIKKTISAFYNVPLKNISINEE, encoded by the coding sequence ATGGAGTTTTTAAAAGATTGGATAGCACAGATAATTTATATTGCAATTCTTTCGATAGTTTTAGAACTTTTAGTTCCTTCCTCTAGTTTAAAAAAATATGCTAAAGTTGCGATAGGGTTTGTAATTATGATTACTATCTTAAATCCCTTGATAAATTTTTTAAAAGGAGGAGCAAATATAGAAGCCTACGTATTTAAAAATGATTATTTTTTAAAAAACGTAAATATTGAGCAAATCTCAAAAGAAGCGGAAAAACAGAGGAATAACCTAATTGTGGCAGAATACAAGAAAAGGCTGATTGAACAGATTAAAGAAAAGCTTTTAAATCTGTATGAAATTGAGGGAGTGGAAGTAGATGTTTCTTTTATAGAAAACATAAACGACAAAGAGTTTGGAAAAATTAAAGAAATAACCTTATCTTTTAGAAATGCGAGAAGGGTTTCTCAAGGTTCAGGGAAAATAGCAAAACCGATAGAAGATAAAAAATTTAACTATGAAGAAATTAAAAAAACAATAAGTGCATTCTATAATGTACCACTAAAGAATATATCTATAAATGAGGAATAA
- the spoIIIAE gene encoding stage III sporulation protein AE — MKKVLFVILMIMILLTTARADTGQQDIESQLKGIDTYQIDRFVKEANQKNGNIFPYVDIKTYIRDVISGKQPFNIKELFENLLKLFFKELYSSVRLLTQLLILAVIGGILMNLHGSFENENISEIAFLAVYIVFILIGVKSFTEALGIGKEAIDNMVDFMQSMLPVLITLLVSVGAFTSAAFFHPVVIVTVEFIAHLMRDFILPVILLMTAVKIVGNISEKFSLNKMGDFFKTLSTASISILLSIFLGVITIQGLSSSMADGVISRTAKYTVGAFLPVVGGLLSDSVDAIIGASLLIKGAVGTYGLITIVIISAVPLIKLFSLIIIYRFAAAVIEPISDKRIVNCLSEVATSLTYIFGVLASVTVMMFFTITAIIGTANITTMLR, encoded by the coding sequence TTGAAAAAGGTACTTTTTGTGATTTTAATGATTATGATTTTATTAACAACTGCCAGAGCGGATACGGGACAACAAGATATAGAAAGCCAATTGAAAGGTATTGACACTTATCAGATTGACCGCTTTGTAAAAGAAGCTAATCAAAAAAATGGCAATATATTTCCCTATGTTGATATAAAAACTTATATACGAGATGTGATATCAGGAAAACAACCTTTTAATATAAAGGAACTCTTTGAAAATTTATTAAAATTGTTTTTCAAAGAATTATATTCCTCTGTAAGACTTTTAACACAACTTTTAATTTTGGCTGTAATTGGCGGTATATTAATGAATTTACACGGTTCCTTTGAAAATGAAAATATAAGTGAGATTGCTTTTTTAGCGGTTTATATAGTTTTTATTTTAATAGGGGTTAAAAGCTTCACAGAAGCTTTAGGAATTGGCAAAGAAGCAATTGACAACATGGTGGACTTTATGCAATCAATGCTACCGGTACTTATAACTTTACTTGTCTCAGTAGGTGCTTTTACCTCTGCAGCATTTTTTCACCCTGTTGTCATTGTGACAGTTGAGTTTATAGCTCATCTGATGAGGGATTTTATATTGCCTGTTATTTTGCTCATGACAGCTGTAAAAATTGTAGGAAATATTTCTGAAAAATTTAGCTTGAATAAAATGGGGGATTTTTTTAAGACTTTGTCTACAGCTTCTATTTCAATTTTATTGAGTATTTTTTTAGGAGTAATAACTATACAAGGTTTATCTTCTTCAATGGCAGATGGAGTAATATCGAGAACAGCGAAATATACAGTAGGTGCTTTTTTGCCAGTGGTAGGAGGGCTTTTGTCTGATAGTGTCGATGCAATTATAGGGGCATCATTATTGATAAAAGGAGCAGTAGGCACTTATGGGCTTATAACGATAGTGATAATTTCTGCAGTGCCTTTAATAAAGCTTTTTTCTCTTATCATCATTTATCGCTTTGCAGCAGCAGTGATTGAGCCAATCTCAGACAAAAGGATAGTAAATTGCCTTTCAGAGGTGGCAACTTCTTTAACTTATATTTTTGGGGTATTGGCTTCTGTCACTGTGATGATGTTTTTTACAATAACAGCTATTATAGGGACTGCTAATATTACTACTATGCTGAGGTAG